A window of Nocardiopsis sp. Huas11 genomic DNA:
CAGCAGGTGCTCGACCTGTTCGGCGCGCACGGAATCCGGAGCCCACGTGAGAGCCGTCAGCGGAAACACCGCGTGGACCTCGCCGTGAAGGTGACCCAGTCGCTCCGACCGCAGCCGCGCAAGCCTCGGGACGTCGCGGACCTTGCGCCCCGACCGGTACACCAGTTCGGCGTAGCTCGGGCACCACAACAGCCCCGGCACTGTCACAGGCGACACGAGATCGATGCGGACGGCCTCGCGTTCGAGGGTGTCGATATCGCGCAGGAACGGGGGCAGATCGTCGGTCACGGAGTCCTCCCACGCGGTCAGCAGCGCCGAGTTCGCCCCGAGGGCCATGTCCAGCGCCGTGACCGCGCCCCGGGACGGTCTGGTCTTGCCGGACAGGTAGCGCGACAGCGACGCGGGCGACACCTGCGCCCTGGCGCACAGGGCCCGTTGGGTCAGGCCGGACAGTTCCAGATACCGGGCGAGCACGGCGGGGAATCCGAGGGGGTTGACCATGGAATCGTTGTACACCGCGTTGCCCTGACGCGTCCGGTGTTTCCGTGAATACGTCAACGCGTGGCCCAACATGGCTGGTCAAGGCGACGCTGGCGGCATGGAAATCGAAGACACTCGCGTGACGTACCTGCGCGACCTCCAAAGCGCCCTGGCCGACCGGCGGCTGGGCAGCAAGCTCGCGCAGACCATGTTCCGGGGCGAACTGACCCCCACCCTGTGCTGCGATCCGTACCTGGGCCAGGCCGCCGTCCAGGTGGAGAACGACCGGTTCACGTTCGTCGGCGTCACCACGCCCCGGGTGCGGGTGCCCGTCACCGACCCCGCGGGGTGCGTGGACCGGCTGGTCAGGGAGCGCGCCGGGCGCCAGGCCGTCCTGCCCTCGTGAACCTGGTGGCCCCCCACCCCGCGGTCGTGGCTCGGATTCGCGCACAAGCGCCGCCGACCCGGTGTCGGCCGGGTCGGCGGCGGACGACTACGAGAAGTACTCGTGAGCGGTGCGCGCGAGCAGGGTGGCGCCGTCCGCGATGACCCGGTCGGCCTCCTCCCCCACGCACACGGCCGCGAACTCCGGCTGGTGGTTGCTCACCGGGAAGCTGCCGAGCCCGATGTAGGGGTGGATGGCCGGGACGTGCTGGGAGACGTTGCCCAGATCGGTCGAGGCGCGGTTCATCGTCTGCTGTTCCGCAGGCGCGTCGAAGGATCGTCCGAGGGCGCGCGCGTGGCGCATGTAGATCTCCAGCGCGCGCTCGTTCGTGCGGAACTCGGAGTAGGGCTGCGACTCGGGCGTGAAGTCCAGGGCGGTGTCGGTCGCCAGGGCTCCGGCCTCGAAGCACTGCCTCACCCTGCGGCGCAGCGGCTCCAGTTGGGCCAGGGTCTCGGCCCGTGTGTACCAGCGGCCCTCCGTCACCGCCGGGATGGCGTTGGGCGCCTCGCCCCCGACCGTCTGGATCCCGTGCACCCGGGTACCGGGCGGGAGCTGCTGGCGCAGCAGGCCGATGGCCACCTGGGAGACCACGAAGGCGTCGCCCGCGTTGCGCCCCTCGTGCGGGTAGGCGGCGGCGTGCGCCGTGTGTCCGACGAAGCGGACGTGGTCGTGGGCGACGGCGTAGGGCTCGGCCCGCGGTGCGTCGACCGGGCCGGGATGCGCCATCAGGGCCAGGTCCAGGTCCGTGAAGGCGCCGGCGTCGAGCATCTCGATCTTGCCCCCGCCGCCCTCCTCCGCCGGGGTGCCGATGACGTCGATCCGCAGGTCCAGCTCCTGCGCCCACGGTCGCAGCGCGATCGCTCCTCCGGCCGACATGGCGGCGATGAGGTTGTGGCCGCAGGCGTGCCCGAGGCCGGGCAGCGCGTCGTACTCGACGATGAAGCCGACACGGCGGCTGCCCGACCCGTAGGAGGCGTGGACGGCGGTGGGGAAACCGAGGTACTCGGTCGTCACGCCGAAGCCGAACTCACCGAGCAGTTCGGCGGTCCACCGTGCGGCCCGGTGCTCCTCCCAGGCGGTCTCCGGGTGGGCGTGCAGTGTCTCGGAGTACTCGATCAGGCGTGCGAGGTGGTCGGCGGCGCTGGGCGGCACGAGCTGTTCAGCGGTCATCGCCGGGAACCCCGTATCCGGGTGAGGCGGCCGGGTCCAAGCCGCGCCGGACGTAGTCGTCCCGCTGCGGAAGCCAGATCCCGAGCAGCCGCCCGAGCGCGTCGACCGGGTCCTCCTGCCAGTCCACGCGCAGGTCGGTGTCGCGCCAGCCGGTCCCGGACACGGTCGACAGCCCGGCGGAGTACACCGGTCCGGCCTCGCCGCCGGCGACCAGTCCGGCCGCGAGCGCGGCGAACAGGCGTTCCTCGAGCTCGCCTTCGGCGGCGGCGAAGGCGCTGCAGAGGATCTCGGGCAGGTCCGGGCGGGACAGCATGTTGCCGGCGGCGGCGCAGTGCGGCCCGGTGGCCTCTCCGTGCACGCCGAGCGTACGGTCGCCGCTGAAGGTCGCCGCGGCTCCGGTGGCGTCGACCACGGTGAGCTGGCGGTACTCGGTGTCCGGCCGGTCCTTGAGGATCGTCGCCAGGGCGGCTTCGGGGCTCGCCCCGGAGGCGAGTTCGTCCAGCAGGAGCGGACCCAGGCGCGGGTCGGTGATGTTCTGCGAGGTGACCGCGCCGACCGAGTCGCGCAGGTGGACCACGCGTGCGGCCACCGCCGGTGAGGACGACGTGGCGGCGATGCCGAAGCGGCCGTCCTGGTGGGCCGCGATGGAGAAGGTCATGCCCCTGCCTCCGAGATGACGGCGGTGGCGTCGATCTCGACCAGCCACTCCGGCCGGGCGAGGGCCTGGACGACGATGCCCGTCGAGACCGGGTGGACGCCCTTCAACCAGCGTCCGACCTCGCGGTACACCTCCTCGCGGTAGCGGGGGTCGACGAGGTAGATCGTGACCTTGACGATGTCCTGGAGGCCGCTGCCCGCCTCCCCCAGGAGCAGGTCGATGTTGGACATGGCCTTCTCGGTCTGGGCCCGGACGCTGCCGATGCCCACCGACTCACCGGTGTCCAGGTCCTGGCCGATCTGGCCGCGCAGGTACACGACTCCGTTCGCGACGACCGCCTGGCACAGGTCGTTGTCGAGGTTCTGCTCCGGATAGGTGTCCTTGGTGTTGAACGTGCGAATGCGCGTGTGCGTGGTCATGGTGCGCTCACTTTCCGAACCGCGGGACCGGGGTCGAGGAGCCCGTCCCCTTGTAGTGCGTGTAGTTCCGCTGGATGGCGATGTGGTCGGCCACGTAGCCCGCGTCGTGCCAGGCGCCCCAGATGAAGCTGGAGCCGCGCCGGGACTGCCATGGAAGACCCATGAAGTAGACGCCGGGCTCGGACGAGACGCCGCGCTGGTGCTTCGGCCTGCCGTCGGCGTCGAACGCGTCGACCTCCAGCCAGCCGTAGTCGACGGTGAAGCCGGTCGCCCAGACGATGGAGGTGATCCCGGCGTCGGCGAGGCCGAGTTCGAGGACGGGGTCGGTCACCGACCGCGGGTCGGCTCCCAGGACGCGGGCCCGCGGCTCCTCCGGAAGGTCGAGGCCGTTGCGGGCGACGTAGGCGTCGGCTTCGTCGAGCAGGGCGAGGTAGTTCGCGTCCCCGGCCGCGATGTTGTCCCGCAGGTCGGGCGCGAAGCGCATCACCCCGTCCTGGAAGGAGTCGGTCCGGCCGACGAGCGTGATGCCCCGGTCGGCGAGCGTACGGAAGTCCACGGTGTGGCCGCCGTGCGCACCGCTGACCGCGATGGTGACGTGCTCGGCCCCCTTGGGCGGGGCGGAGGCCTCCCACTTGCCGAGGACGCCGAGCCACCAGACGAAGTCGCGGTCCCGGTAGCTGCGCGGCGGGCGGTCGTGCGGGCCGACCGAGAGGTACACCTGTCGACCGGAGGCACGGAGTTCGTCGGCGATCTGCACTCCCGACGAGCCGGATCCGACGACGAGGACGCCGCCGTCGGGCAGCTGCGCGGGGTTGCGGTAGCCACTGGAGTGGATCTGCGTGAGTCCGTCCCGCTCGGGAACGATCGGCGGGACGACGGGCCGCTGGAACGGCCCGGTGGCGGCGACGACGTAGCGGGTCTGGATGGTCCCCTTCGAGGTCCGCACGCGGAAGCCGGGCCGGCCCGTGTTCCTGCGCACGGACCGCACCTCGACTCCGCAGCGGACCGGCGCCGCGATCTGCTCGGCGTAGGCGACGAAGTAGTCCGCCACCTGGTCCTTGGCGGCGAAGGCGTCGGGGTCGAGGTCGGTGAACTCCAGTCCGGGAAAGCGGTCGTGCCAGACGGGCCCGTTGGTCACCAGGGAGTCCCATCGCTGCGAGCGCCACTGCTCGGCGATGCGGTGCCTCTCCAACACGACGTGCGGCACCTGGTGCCGGCTCAGGTGTTCGCTCATCGCTATCCCGGCCTGTCCCCCTCCGACGACGACGGCCTCGATCTCCTCATTCGACATGCGAACCCCCCATGGGTCGGTGATTTCAACGTGGTGCGCCGCGTCCGCGTGCGCGCGTGGATGCGAGAGTTCGCGGGCCCTCGCGCGTTACGCGCGGGGCTCCGGCGCGGCCTGCGGCCGGCGCTGTGCGCGGTCGCTCTCGTGCAGCAGGTCGGAACCGTTCGTCTCCGGCATCGTCCGCAATGTCACCGCGCCGATGACGCCGATCACGATCATCGTGAAGGCGGGGACCATGGAGCTGCCGGTGAGCGAGATCAGCCAGGTCATCAGGTAGGGCAGCGTTCCGGCGAAGAACGCCCCGGCGACGCTGTAGGCCATCGACAGTCCGCTCTGCCGGGTCCGGGTCGGGAAGAGCTCCGCCACGGCCGAGGCGTGCGTGCCCAGGATGACCGCGAGGATCACGGCCAGGCCGAAGGTGGCGGCGAACGCCGACCACGACGAGTTCACCTGCATCAGCAGGAACAACGGGACCGCGCCGACGATCATCAGGCCCGCGGCGGTGTAGAGCACCGGCTTGCGTCCCACACGGTCCGACACCAGACCGGACAGCGGGATCACGCCCATGGCCACGACCGAGGCCGCGGCGGAGAGCAGGGCCGCCCGGTCCGCGGGTACGCCGACGATCTCCTCCTGGTAGGTGATCAGGTACACGAGCACGATGTAGAAGGTCGAGTTCATGAACGTCTCGATGCCCACCGTCTGCAGGAACTGCTTCCCGTTCGAGCGGAACACCTCCACGATCGGCTGGCTCGGGACGTTGTTCATGTCCTCGAGCGCGCGGTACTCGGGCGTGTCCTCGATGCGCAGGCGGATGTAGAGGCCGACCGCCGCCAGGGGAACCGTCAGCAGGAAGGGGATCCGCCAGGCCCAGTCGAGCACGTCCTGCGGGGAGAAGGCCGAGTGCAGTGCCCAGACGGCGAACGACGCGCAGAGGAACCCGCCGACCGAACCGAACTCGATCCACGAACACCCGAACCCGCGGCGCTTGGGCGGTGAGAACTCGGCGAGGAAGGCCGCGGCCGAGCCGAACTCGCCGCCCGCCGCCAGTCCCTGGATGATGCGGGCGA
This region includes:
- a CDS encoding Scr1 family TA system antitoxin-like transcriptional regulator, which encodes MVNPLGFPAVLARYLELSGLTQRALCARAQVSPASLSRYLSGKTRPSRGAVTALDMALGANSALLTAWEDSVTDDLPPFLRDIDTLEREAVRIDLVSPVTVPGLLWCPSYAELVYRSGRKVRDVPRLARLRSERLGHLHGEVHAVFPLTALTWAPDSVRAEQVEHLLNLPDRVSVHLLPEGTLLFGVPGPFSLFRMHGGREVASSDHLEANAVYGDAVLPRVRELVRDAYALALPAMTSNEQLRRLAS
- a CDS encoding MFS transporter; this encodes MTSGTSDPVEQVDRKDLRRSVFAGSVGVFVHWFDWAVYAYLATTMAQVFFPEQDGTTGLLSVFAVFAVAFFVRPLGSVLFGHLGDRFGRKATLSIVIISMAAGTLMLGLLPTYDSVGVIAPVLLVVARIIQGLAAGGEFGSAAAFLAEFSPPKRRGFGCSWIEFGSVGGFLCASFAVWALHSAFSPQDVLDWAWRIPFLLTVPLAAVGLYIRLRIEDTPEYRALEDMNNVPSQPIVEVFRSNGKQFLQTVGIETFMNSTFYIVLVYLITYQEEIVGVPADRAALLSAAASVVAMGVIPLSGLVSDRVGRKPVLYTAAGLMIVGAVPLFLLMQVNSSWSAFAATFGLAVILAVILGTHASAVAELFPTRTRQSGLSMAYSVAGAFFAGTLPYLMTWLISLTGSSMVPAFTMIVIGVIGAVTLRTMPETNGSDLLHESDRAQRRPQAAPEPRA
- a CDS encoding DUF1028 domain-containing protein; amino-acid sequence: MTFSIAAHQDGRFGIAATSSSPAVAARVVHLRDSVGAVTSQNITDPRLGPLLLDELASGASPEAALATILKDRPDTEYRQLTVVDATGAAATFSGDRTLGVHGEATGPHCAAAGNMLSRPDLPEILCSAFAAAEGELEERLFAALAAGLVAGGEAGPVYSAGLSTVSGTGWRDTDLRVDWQEDPVDALGRLLGIWLPQRDDYVRRGLDPAASPGYGVPGDDR
- a CDS encoding RidA family protein; this encodes MTTHTRIRTFNTKDTYPEQNLDNDLCQAVVANGVVYLRGQIGQDLDTGESVGIGSVRAQTEKAMSNIDLLLGEAGSGLQDIVKVTIYLVDPRYREEVYREVGRWLKGVHPVSTGIVVQALARPEWLVEIDATAVISEAGA
- a CDS encoding NAD(P)/FAD-dependent oxidoreductase, with product MSNEEIEAVVVGGGQAGIAMSEHLSRHQVPHVVLERHRIAEQWRSQRWDSLVTNGPVWHDRFPGLEFTDLDPDAFAAKDQVADYFVAYAEQIAAPVRCGVEVRSVRRNTGRPGFRVRTSKGTIQTRYVVAATGPFQRPVVPPIVPERDGLTQIHSSGYRNPAQLPDGGVLVVGSGSSGVQIADELRASGRQVYLSVGPHDRPPRSYRDRDFVWWLGVLGKWEASAPPKGAEHVTIAVSGAHGGHTVDFRTLADRGITLVGRTDSFQDGVMRFAPDLRDNIAAGDANYLALLDEADAYVARNGLDLPEEPRARVLGADPRSVTDPVLELGLADAGITSIVWATGFTVDYGWLEVDAFDADGRPKHQRGVSSEPGVYFMGLPWQSRRGSSFIWGAWHDAGYVADHIAIQRNYTHYKGTGSSTPVPRFGK
- a CDS encoding M20 family metallopeptidase, with protein sequence MTAEQLVPPSAADHLARLIEYSETLHAHPETAWEEHRAARWTAELLGEFGFGVTTEYLGFPTAVHASYGSGSRRVGFIVEYDALPGLGHACGHNLIAAMSAGGAIALRPWAQELDLRIDVIGTPAEEGGGGKIEMLDAGAFTDLDLALMAHPGPVDAPRAEPYAVAHDHVRFVGHTAHAAAYPHEGRNAGDAFVVSQVAIGLLRQQLPPGTRVHGIQTVGGEAPNAIPAVTEGRWYTRAETLAQLEPLRRRVRQCFEAGALATDTALDFTPESQPYSEFRTNERALEIYMRHARALGRSFDAPAEQQTMNRASTDLGNVSQHVPAIHPYIGLGSFPVSNHQPEFAAVCVGEEADRVIADGATLLARTAHEYFS